The genomic DNA AGTGaacatttttgtttacattacttttatttcatATAAACCTCATCATGATCAGGGgagctttattcatttttcatttaagaGCGCTTTGCAACAAGGACCTGTAAATTTCATTCATTACTATTGTTAttatactattattattatactattATACTATTCCTATAGTAATTAGATATTACAAACTCAATTACCATTATTAATCACATGTGTagcatgttattttattttcctgtccTGATTTCACTCTTTAACATCAGATTAAATTTCTTTGTTTAGTCATAAGTAATCTGACTCTGTCTATGCAGGAACTCAAAATGTCCTACATCTCTGAACTCCAAGTGTCTCTCAACAAAACTGAGGAATATGACCTTCATGGACAAGGGTTTACAAAAATCTTTGTTAATCTGAacaaaggagctgagggaaacACTGTGTATCTTTGGTACAAAAAAGGCAACACTGCAATCACCAGGATTCAGATTTCTTTCAACAATGAGATGACCAAGGGTCTGATGGATGCAGGGTTCCACAAGATCAACAAAAACCTCAATGAAGGAACAAGTGGAGACCAGCTCTACCTGTGGTACTACAAAGGATCCTTAAAGTATGACGTTCCCATCACAGACCTTTTTGTCTCTACACAGGGAGCAGATGAACCCAAAATCTATAAACAGGGCTGGGAGAGACTGGCCTGTGATCTGAACCGGAGAGCTGGTGGAAACTGGATCCACCTGTGGTTGAAGAGAGAGAAACCAACCTACATCCAAGAAATCAAGGCCACAAATGAATATGCTGGAGATGATGATAACTTCAATGAGGGCTACATCCGGGTGGATGAAGACACCAACCGAGGAGCAGGAGGGCCTTCTGTCTTCATCTGGTATCGTCAGACCACTGATCCAAAAGAGGCCATCACTAAGATGGCAATCTCTACCAATGATGATGAATCCAAGAACTTGCAAAGTCAAGGCTATCAAATAGTTAACCGTGATCTGAATGAGGGGACCAAAGGAAAGGAGGTATACCTGTGGTACAAAAACGACACCAGCAGCCCCAACACCAAGGCCATCACTCTGCTCATTAACGCATCAGCTAAGCAGGTGTATGAGAAAGACGGGATCAAAGTCATCAATAAAAACCTTAACAGTGGAAACCACGGCGTTCCCATGTACCTGTCTTATTACCAGTGAGAATCGTCATGGTAACAGGGCTGAGCATGCTCACTGAGCAGAAACCAGAGTCAAAGATGTtcctttttaatcagtttagtttttctttcctttctgaaATGATGTTCAATCACTGTGGTCTCAGAGGTTTGACTCCACCAACCATCTCTGATCCTACAATCAATCCATCAGTCTGTTTGattttataaatgtttgttCTGATGATTGTTTCTCTTTCAGTAAAGTCTCTTTAGCATCTGAAATATCTTTGTGTCCTgtcttattttttattgaatttttctttaaacaaacaaaaaacatgaaaaaaagataaaaaagaaaacagagaagaaaaaaaacatatagcTAAAGCTTCTCTTTAGCTATATAAGTCAGTTTTTCCACTGCCAAGTTGTTGCACATTAGTTTGAACCATCTTTGGTTTTTCTGTATGCTTCCAGTTCAAAGCAATCACATGTTTAGCCTGTAGAAGACAGAAA from Archocentrus centrarchus isolate MPI-CPG fArcCen1 chromosome 2, fArcCen1, whole genome shotgun sequence includes the following:
- the LOC115791552 gene encoding uncharacterized protein LOC115791552, with translation MSYISELQVSLNKTEEYDLHGQGFTKIFVNLNKGAEGNTVYLWYKKGNTAITRIQISFNNEMTKGLMDAGFHKINKNLNEGTSGDQLYLWYYKGSLKYDVPITDLFVSTQGADEPKIYKQGWERLACDLNRRAGGNWIHLWLKREKPTYIQEIKATNEYAGDDDNFNEGYIRVDEDTNRGAGGPSVFIWYRQTTDPKEAITKMAISTNDDESKNLQSQGYQIVNRDLNEGTKGKEVYLWYKNDTSSPNTKAITLLINASAKQVYEKDGIKVINKNLNSGNHGVPMYLSYYQ